The genomic DNA TTTAGAAACGTATTCGAAAGAAGAAGTCGAAGAACTTGCGGCATCGATCGATCCGTCACGTGATCATCTGTTCACGTATATCGGACTCCGGACATTATCCGACCGTTACTTAGCGCGCGACCACGTCAAAAAATTATACGAATTACCGCAGGAACGTTTCATGATCATCGCGATGACACTCATGCAGACAGAACCGAAAGACCGCCGGATCGAGCTCGTCAAAGAGTCGTACTGGGCACTTTCGAATCTCTACATGACCGTTGCGACACCCACTTTATCGAACGCCGGTAAATCATATGGACAACTGTCATCATGCTTCATCGATACAGTCGATGATTCTCTACGGGGCATCTATGACTCGAACACTGATGTTGCGACACTGTCAAAAGGCGGCGGCGGAATCGGTGTCTATATGGGGAAAATCCGTTCACGTGGATCAGACATCAAAGGATTTAAAGGGGTTTCAAGCGGTGTCATTCCGTGGATGAAACAGTTGAACAACACAGCGGTCAGCGTCGATCAGCTCGGTATGCGTCAAGGTTCGATCGCCGTTTATCTCGATATTTGGCATAAAGATATTCTCGAGTTCCTCGATGCTAAATTGAATAATGGGGACGAACGGTTGCGGACACATGATTTGTTCACAGGCGTCAGCTTACCGGACCATTTCATGCGGACGGTCGAAGCGCGCGGTGACTGGTACTTGTTTGACCCGCACGAAATCCGGACGGTGATGGGCTTCAGCCTGGAAGATTCGTTTGATGAAACGGAACAAGGCGGCAGCTTCACGGAGAAATACACAGCGTGTGTCAACGAACCGCGTCTGAGCCGGACGAAGGTCCCGGCGATTGATCTCGTCAAACGCTATATGCGTTCGCAGCTCGAAACAGGCACACCGTACATGTTTTTCCGTGATGCAGTAAACCGTGCCAACCCAAACAAACATGCGGGCATGATTTATTCGTCTAACCTTTGTTCGGAAATCATGCAGAACATGAGTCCGACGACCGTGACGGAAGAATACACGGAAGACGGAAAAATCATCATTACGAAAACACCGGGCGATTTCGTGGTCTGTAACTTATCTTCGATCGCGCTTGCGCGTGCTGTCCGTGAAAATGTGTTGGAACGCTTGATTCCAATTCAAATGCGGATGCTCGATAACGTCATTGATTTAAATACGATTGACGTGCCGCAAGCACAGATTACGAATCAAAAATACCGCGCCGTTGGTCTCGGAACATTCGGCTGGCATCACCTGCTTGCTCTCGAAGGCATCCGCTGGGAGTCGGTCGAGGCTGTTCAGTATGCCGATCGTCTTTACGAAAAAATTGCATACTTGACGATTGATGCGTCGATGCAACTGGCGAAAGAAAAAGGCGCGTACCGTCTCTTTGAAGGATCGGAATGGCAGACAGGGGAATACATCGCCCGCCGTCACTACAAAACAACGGCTGAACTGAACTGGGATCGTCTGCAAGCGGACATCACGGCACACGGTATGCGAAATGCCTATTTGATGGCAGTCGCACCGAACTCGTCGACGGCAATCATCGCCGGCAGTACGGCTTCGATCGATCCGATTTACAAGAAGGTTTATGCGGAAGAGAAGAAAAACTACAAGATTCCGGTCACAGTACCCGATTTGACACCGGAAACGAACTGGTTCTATAAATCAGCGTTTGAGATTGATCAGCTTTGGAGCATCCGTCAAAATGCCTCACGCCAACGGCATATTGATCAAGCAATCAGCTTTAATCTCTACGTCAAAAACAGTGTCAAAGCGAAAGAATTACTCGAGATGCACATGGAAGCATGGCAGCTTGGGATGAAGACGATTTACTACACACGTTCGACGACCGTCGAAATCGATGAATGTGAGTCGTGTTCATCATAAGAGAAGGAGGACGATATCATGAAGGCAGCAATCGTATATGCGTCAATGAGCGGAAATACAGAGGAGGTTGCGGAACTGATTGCCAAAGCATGTTCCGAAATGCAGGTCGAACCGACGATGATCTTTGCCGATGATGTGACGACGTATCAGCTAGTCCCTTATGATATCGTCTATTTTGGTTCGTACACCTGGGGAGACGGACAATTGCCGGATGAGATGCGGGATTGTCTTAAGCTGGTCTTAAAGGAAAGTCCGCACGCGATTCCGCAGGCAGCCGTCTTCGGAACAGGTGATAAAATGTTCGTCAAATATTGCCGTGCCGTCGATGAGATGGCCTACCATCTCGCGAAATTCGGGGTACCGCTCGCGGGTGAATTACTCAAAATCGAACAATCGCCGCGAAACCGACCGCACATGGTCAAAGAGTGGACACGTCGAACACTACTGCAATTACAGCAAGAGGGAGCCGAACAACATGGAACAACTACAAAAAATCAAACTGCTTGATGCCCGTCATCCGAATCGTGCGACAGCGATCATCGGTGGGGAGACAAGCTCGATCGTCAACTGGAACGACATTGCGTATCCGCAGTTTTATTCGATCTATAAACAGTTATTATCAAACTTCTGGATTCCCGACGAAATTTCGATGTCAAAAGACATGCAACAATGGAATCAACTGAGCGAACGGGAACAGGATTCGTTTAAGCGGATTATCGGTTTGTTGTCGATTCTCGACTCTGTCCAGACCCGCTATATCCTGGAATCAGCGATGTTTACATCAGACGCTTCAATCCATGCGATTTTGGCGATTGTGGCACAACAGGAAGTCGTGCATAACCAATCGTATAGCTATGTCTTGTCGAGTCTTGTGCCGTTGTCGGAACAAAACCGGATCTTCGACATCGCGAAAGATGACGACATGGTCATGAAGCGGAATGCCTTCATTCTTGATCTGTATGAAGATTTCCAAAACGACCGGACACCGGAAAACTTTGCGAAATCACTCGTCGCCTCAATCGTTCTCGAAGGAATCAACTTCTATTCCGGATTTGCGTTCTTCTATAACTTAGCCCGTCACCAAAAAATGGTCGGAACTTCGACGATGATCAGTTACATCCAGCGGGATGAACTTCAACACTCCTACTTCATCAGTCAGCTGTTACGTGCCGTCTTGACAGAGCATCCGGAAATCGATGCAGACGGTTCATTCACGAAGTTCGTCTACGCGACATTCGAACGTGCCGTTGATCTTGAAATCGAGTGGAGTGAATACGTGTTACGTGACTTGGACGGACTTGATGTCAGCGAGATGCGTGACTACGTCAAATACCTCGCTAATAAACGTCTCCGTGTCATCGGACTCGACGATTTGTATGAAGGACACGATGAAGACGTCATGCCGTGGATTCGCGCCTATTCCGACGACTCGATGAATGCGACGAAATCCGATTTCTTCGAACAGAAATCACGGTCGTATGCGAAGGTAACGGATGCGAACGGATTTGACGATTTGTAAGCCGTTCACGAATCTTTATTTTTTGATTGCTTCACCGTGAAATTTCCTTTACGCTAGGACAGGTGAGGTCATGCTCGACTCCTGCGGAAAAACAAGTTAATCATGACGCTTGAAGATGCATCGCATCTGAAGCGGCATAATGACTTGTCTGCGGAAAGCCGACAGACCGGACCTGTCCTTTTTATCTGTTTATTTTTTAGGTCAATCGAGAAGTGGACAAAAAAAGGGCCGGACTCGAAAAGTCCGGCAGAATCAGGGGGAATACTTGAAGTCTTGCTACTAATTTGTTCCCTTGTAAAATAAAAAATAAACAATTTGAAAAATATTTTTTACCATCCGTAAAAAGTATGTTATTATAAGTTGATGAATTTAGTTAGGGAGTGTATAAACTATGGCAAACTTTGAAAAAGACCAAGTCGTTACTGGTAAAGTAACTGGTATTCAAAACTTTGGTGCTTTCGTAGCACTTGACGAGCAAACACAAGGTCTCGTCCACATCTCAGAAATCTCACACGATTACGTAAAAGACATCAACGATTACGTAAAAGTTGGCGATGAAGTAACTGTTAAAGTTCTCGACATCGACGAAGCTAACAAAAAAATGAAGCTTTCGATCAAAGCAACACAGGAAGCTCCAAAACGCGAAGCACGCGCTAAAGGCCCACGCAAAAACACTGGCCGTCGCGATGCAGGTCCTGCTTTCAAACAAGAAGAAGCTCCTGGCTTCAACGTGTTAAAAGGCAAATTGGAAGAATGGATTGAAAAATCAAACTTCCAAAAATAAGATTTTGAAAGAGAATCGACATCGGTCGGTTCTCTTTTTTTTGCGTTATAAGCATTAAAATAGATGCAAAAGGGGAATGTGTGGATAATGTAAGGTGTTCATTACTTATCAAGGGGGCAACACACAATGGAAAACTTCGAATATCGTAATCCAACGAAACTTATTTTTGGTGACGGTCAAGTCAGCAAGATTAAAGACGAGTTAAAAGCACTAGGTGCAAAAAAAGTCATGCTCGTATTTGGCGGAGGCAGTATCAAACGTAATGGTGTCTATGATGACGTCACACGCGAACTCAATGCGGCAGGAATCGAATACGTCGAATGCGACGGCGTCGAACCAAACCCACGTATCGAAACAGCAGAGCGCGGCATTAAAATTGCACGTGAAGCAGGCGTTGACGCATTGCTCGCTCTTGGTGGCGGTTCTGTCATCGACTGTACGAAATTGATTGCTGCTGGTATCCCGTACGAAGGTTCAGCATGGGATCTCGTCATCGGGAAAGCGACACCAGAAACAGTGATCCCGTTCGGAACAGTCTTGACGCTTGCTGCGACAGGTTCAGAAATGAACTCAGGTTCTGTCATCACGAACTGGAAGACACAAGAAAAATACGGTTGGGGCAGCCCGTTGACGTTCCCGACATTCTCAGTCCTTGATCCAAAGTACACAGTCAGTGTACCGAAAGATCAAACGATTTACGGCATCGTCGACATGATGAGCCATTGCCTCGAGCAATACTTCCACACAGCGCATGCACCGGTTCAAGAACGGATGACGGAAGGTGTCATGAAAGCAGTTATTGAAGCTGCACCGAAACTTGTCAACGATCTCGAAAACGTTGAACTCCGCGGTACGATCCTGTTTGCCGGTACGATGGCACTCAACGGTGTTCTTCAAATGGGCGCACGCGGTGACTGGGCGTCACACAACATTGAGCACGCGGTCTCAGCCGTTCACGACATTCCGCATGCAGGCGGTCTGGCCATCCTCTTCCCGAACTGGATGCGTCACGTTCTTGATGAATCAAACGCACACCGTTTCGTCACGCTCGGTGAAAACGTCTTTGACGTCGATACGGCAGGTAAATCAGAAATGGAAGCAGCACACGCTACAATCGATGCAATCAGTGCGTTCTGGACATCACTTGGTGCACCGAACCGCCTTGCGGATTATGACATCAAAGAAGAAACGGTCGATTCAATCGTGAAGTCAGCGATGACACGTGGAGACTTTGGTAACTTCAAATCACTTGGCAACGAAGATGTTCGCCAAATCGTAACAGCTGCTTTGTAAGCGTCATAACATTTGCTAATCTTTTCACAAAAGACTTGAACGACCTTCCTTCTTGCGTTTTAATGAAAAGGAAGGTCGCATTTGTTTGCGAATGAATAAGGAGGACGAGTGAATGACAACGGTACGTTTTGATTATTCGAAGGCCCTACAATTCGTAGGACAACATGAAGTAGACTATATGGCGGATACGGTAAAAACATTACACGGAGCAATCCACAACGGTACAGGTGCCGGCAGTGATTTCTTAGGATGGGTCGATTTACCGACGAACTATGACAAAGCGGAATTTGAAAAAATTCAAGCGGCGGCTGAAAAAATCAAGTCGGATTCAGACGTCTTGTTAGTCGTCGGAATCGGCGGATCGTATCTCGGG from Exiguobacterium sibiricum 7-3 includes the following:
- a CDS encoding ribonucleoside-diphosphate reductase subunit alpha: MTIEDVYTVIRQITASYSELDVERYTERAIRALEGKTLQADQVYELLTMHALDMLKAEEPNWTFVATATYLNRLYLEASENRGYTADERYGSLYHLIEKLTEIGIFTPHLLETYSKEEVEELAASIDPSRDHLFTYIGLRTLSDRYLARDHVKKLYELPQERFMIIAMTLMQTEPKDRRIELVKESYWALSNLYMTVATPTLSNAGKSYGQLSSCFIDTVDDSLRGIYDSNTDVATLSKGGGGIGVYMGKIRSRGSDIKGFKGVSSGVIPWMKQLNNTAVSVDQLGMRQGSIAVYLDIWHKDILEFLDAKLNNGDERLRTHDLFTGVSLPDHFMRTVEARGDWYLFDPHEIRTVMGFSLEDSFDETEQGGSFTEKYTACVNEPRLSRTKVPAIDLVKRYMRSQLETGTPYMFFRDAVNRANPNKHAGMIYSSNLCSEIMQNMSPTTVTEEYTEDGKIIITKTPGDFVVCNLSSIALARAVRENVLERLIPIQMRMLDNVIDLNTIDVPQAQITNQKYRAVGLGTFGWHHLLALEGIRWESVEAVQYADRLYEKIAYLTIDASMQLAKEKGAYRLFEGSEWQTGEYIARRHYKTTAELNWDRLQADITAHGMRNAYLMAVAPNSSTAIIAGSTASIDPIYKKVYAEEKKNYKIPVTVPDLTPETNWFYKSAFEIDQLWSIRQNASRQRHIDQAISFNLYVKNSVKAKELLEMHMEAWQLGMKTIYYTRSTTVEIDECESCSS
- the yugI gene encoding S1 domain-containing post-transcriptional regulator GSP13, encoding MANFEKDQVVTGKVTGIQNFGAFVALDEQTQGLVHISEISHDYVKDINDYVKVGDEVTVKVLDIDEANKKMKLSIKATQEAPKREARAKGPRKNTGRRDAGPAFKQEEAPGFNVLKGKLEEWIEKSNFQK
- a CDS encoding ribonucleotide-diphosphate reductase subunit beta; the encoded protein is MEQLQKIKLLDARHPNRATAIIGGETSSIVNWNDIAYPQFYSIYKQLLSNFWIPDEISMSKDMQQWNQLSEREQDSFKRIIGLLSILDSVQTRYILESAMFTSDASIHAILAIVAQQEVVHNQSYSYVLSSLVPLSEQNRIFDIAKDDDMVMKRNAFILDLYEDFQNDRTPENFAKSLVASIVLEGINFYSGFAFFYNLARHQKMVGTSTMISYIQRDELQHSYFISQLLRAVLTEHPEIDADGSFTKFVYATFERAVDLEIEWSEYVLRDLDGLDVSEMRDYVKYLANKRLRVIGLDDLYEGHDEDVMPWIRAYSDDSMNATKSDFFEQKSRSYAKVTDANGFDDL
- a CDS encoding flavodoxin domain-containing protein, with product MKAAIVYASMSGNTEEVAELIAKACSEMQVEPTMIFADDVTTYQLVPYDIVYFGSYTWGDGQLPDEMRDCLKLVLKESPHAIPQAAVFGTGDKMFVKYCRAVDEMAYHLAKFGVPLAGELLKIEQSPRNRPHMVKEWTRRTLLQLQQEGAEQHGTTTKNQTA
- a CDS encoding iron-containing alcohol dehydrogenase; amino-acid sequence: MENFEYRNPTKLIFGDGQVSKIKDELKALGAKKVMLVFGGGSIKRNGVYDDVTRELNAAGIEYVECDGVEPNPRIETAERGIKIAREAGVDALLALGGGSVIDCTKLIAAGIPYEGSAWDLVIGKATPETVIPFGTVLTLAATGSEMNSGSVITNWKTQEKYGWGSPLTFPTFSVLDPKYTVSVPKDQTIYGIVDMMSHCLEQYFHTAHAPVQERMTEGVMKAVIEAAPKLVNDLENVELRGTILFAGTMALNGVLQMGARGDWASHNIEHAVSAVHDIPHAGGLAILFPNWMRHVLDESNAHRFVTLGENVFDVDTAGKSEMEAAHATIDAISAFWTSLGAPNRLADYDIKEETVDSIVKSAMTRGDFGNFKSLGNEDVRQIVTAAL